From a single Acidobacteriota bacterium genomic region:
- a CDS encoding prolyl-tRNA synthetase associated domain-containing protein, translating into MSDIYGFLDQHGISYERFRHPPVYTVEQVEELIPDLPGVKTKNLFLRDRKGKRHFLVVVPARQRVDLKACAQAIGAGKLSFGSEERLKHHLGVDAGSVTLLGLVNDPEHRVEVFIDRGIWDADKIQCHPLVNTATLTISKRGLETFLGATGHSFSVLQVP; encoded by the coding sequence ATGAGCGACATCTACGGCTTCCTTGACCAGCACGGCATCAGCTATGAGCGCTTCCGCCATCCTCCCGTCTATACGGTGGAACAGGTAGAGGAGCTCATACCCGACTTGCCGGGAGTCAAGACCAAGAATCTCTTTCTGCGCGACCGCAAGGGCAAACGGCACTTCCTGGTGGTCGTGCCGGCCCGGCAGCGAGTCGACTTGAAAGCCTGCGCCCAAGCCATCGGGGCCGGCAAGCTCAGCTTCGGCTCAGAGGAACGCCTGAAGCACCACCTGGGCGTGGACGCCGGTTCGGTCACCCTGTTGGGACTCGTCAACGATCCCGAGCACCGTGTCGAGGTCTTTATCGACCGCGGGATTTGGGACGCCGACAAGATTCAATGCCACCCCCTGGTCAACACCGCCACCCTGACGATCTCGAAGCGGGGCCTGGAGACGTTTCTGGGGGCGACAGGTCATTCCTTCAGCGTTTTGCAGGTACCTTAA